Proteins encoded together in one Formosa sp. Hel3_A1_48 window:
- the hemE gene encoding uroporphyrinogen decarboxylase, with product MIKNDLFLRALKGETVQRPPVWMMRQAGRYLPEFMAIKEKYDFFTRCRTPELASEITVQPIRRFGMDAAILFCDILVIPQAMNIEVEMKPNFGPYLPHPVRTQKDVDHVIVPDVKEELDYVYKAIKATKELLNDEIPLIGFAGSPWTILCYCVQGQGSKNFDKAKAFCFSNPIAAHQLLQKITDTTIAYLKEKVKAGVNAVQIFDSWGGMLSPTDYQEFSWQYINQIIEALKDDAPVIAFGKGCWFALGEMAKSNASALGVDWTCSARNARYLTGGNITLQGNFDPSRLLSPPSEIKTMVHQMIDAFGKDKYIVNLGHGILPNIPVDHAKAFIDAVKSYSN from the coding sequence ATGATTAAAAACGATTTATTTTTACGTGCACTAAAAGGGGAAACCGTCCAACGCCCTCCTGTATGGATGATGCGTCAAGCAGGACGCTATTTACCTGAATTTATGGCCATTAAAGAAAAATATGATTTTTTTACACGCTGTAGAACTCCCGAGCTTGCAAGTGAAATTACCGTTCAACCTATTCGTCGATTTGGAATGGACGCCGCAATTTTATTTTGCGACATACTTGTCATTCCTCAAGCGATGAACATTGAGGTCGAAATGAAGCCAAACTTTGGGCCCTATTTACCCCACCCTGTACGCACGCAAAAAGATGTTGATCATGTAATTGTTCCAGACGTAAAAGAAGAATTAGATTATGTGTATAAAGCTATTAAAGCCACAAAAGAACTGCTTAACGATGAAATTCCTTTAATAGGATTTGCAGGGTCTCCATGGACAATTTTGTGCTATTGTGTTCAAGGACAAGGCAGTAAAAATTTCGATAAAGCAAAAGCATTCTGTTTTTCAAATCCCATTGCAGCACATCAATTATTACAAAAAATTACAGATACCACTATTGCTTATTTAAAAGAAAAAGTAAAAGCTGGTGTGAATGCTGTACAAATTTTTGATTCTTGGGGCGGTATGCTTTCCCCTACGGATTATCAAGAGTTTTCTTGGCAGTACATTAACCAAATAATTGAAGCTCTTAAAGACGATGCCCCCGTAATTGCCTTTGGTAAAGGATGCTGGTTTGCCTTAGGGGAAATGGCAAAATCTAATGCGTCTGCCTTGGGTGTCGATTGGACTTGCTCGGCTAGAAACGCAAGATATTTAACGGGGGGGAACATCACACTTCAAGGTAATTTTGACCCTTCAAGATTGCTTTCTCCACCTTCCGAAATCAAAACAATGGTACATCAAATGATTGATGCTTTTGGTAAAGATAAATACATTGTGAATCTTGGTCATGGAATACTCCCTAACATTCCTGTCGATCATGCCAAAGCATTTATTGATGCGGTAAAATCCTATTCGAACTAA
- the hemC gene encoding hydroxymethylbilane synthase → MSKTIRIGTRDSQLALWQAKTVQEQLEHLGHKTKLVPVKSTGDLMLNQPIYELGITGVFTRTLDIALLNEEIDIAVHSLKDVPTLLPKGIVQATVLKRGNVRDTLVFKKNEEFLAQENAIIATGSLRRKAQWLNRYPTHTLVGLRGNVNTRLQKLENNSDWNGAIFAAAGLGRIGLTPQNAVNLEWMVPAPAQGAIMIACLESDKETLEICSALNHEETEICTHMERAFLNKLEGGCSAPIGALAFIKDEEVHFHGIILSEDGTKKVEAKRSAPLGKHQGIVDECVAFIVERGGKNLVSKTALKPQKTNIFSSKILSEGQKDLFADAIKVESSDFIKTTPNRIKRSILKAVHENVVITSKNGVEALLNNCAVEDLKFKTIYCVGRRTKKLIEQKIGPVKHSAKNAKVLAEHLVEFMNGSEVSYFCSDIRMDDLPSILAKNNIKVNEIVVYSTKLEAPKLPESVEGVLLYSPSTVQSFLKNNTPNCTAYCIGETTAKEAKQYFNDVRIAKIPTIESVIEMVNEHYIAKDKKND, encoded by the coding sequence ATGTCAAAAACTATTCGCATTGGAACTCGTGATAGCCAACTTGCGCTTTGGCAAGCAAAAACTGTTCAAGAACAACTCGAACACTTAGGGCACAAGACAAAACTAGTGCCTGTAAAGTCTACTGGAGATTTAATGCTAAACCAGCCCATTTATGAACTAGGAATTACTGGTGTTTTTACACGAACACTAGATATTGCACTCCTCAATGAAGAAATTGATATCGCCGTACATTCTTTAAAAGACGTTCCAACCCTACTCCCAAAAGGCATAGTTCAGGCAACTGTGCTTAAGCGTGGAAACGTTAGAGACACGCTTGTGTTCAAAAAAAACGAGGAGTTTTTGGCGCAAGAAAATGCAATTATTGCTACTGGCAGCCTTAGAAGAAAAGCACAATGGCTTAACAGGTACCCCACGCACACCCTTGTTGGGTTGAGAGGAAATGTCAACACAAGACTACAAAAGCTAGAAAACAATAGCGATTGGAACGGGGCTATTTTTGCTGCCGCAGGCCTTGGCCGAATTGGTCTGACGCCACAAAATGCCGTTAATCTAGAATGGATGGTTCCTGCGCCTGCACAAGGCGCTATCATGATTGCCTGTTTAGAATCGGATAAAGAAACTTTGGAAATCTGTTCGGCATTAAATCACGAAGAAACTGAAATTTGCACACATATGGAGCGTGCTTTCCTAAATAAATTAGAAGGCGGATGTAGCGCACCCATTGGCGCTTTGGCTTTCATAAAAGACGAAGAAGTTCATTTCCATGGTATCATACTGAGTGAAGACGGCACAAAAAAAGTTGAAGCAAAGCGCAGCGCTCCTTTGGGAAAACATCAAGGTATAGTGGATGAATGTGTCGCATTTATTGTAGAGCGAGGAGGGAAAAACTTGGTAAGTAAAACGGCCTTAAAACCACAAAAAACCAATATCTTTTCTTCAAAAATACTTAGCGAAGGGCAAAAAGATTTGTTTGCTGATGCTATTAAAGTTGAAAGTTCAGATTTCATAAAAACTACACCAAATAGAATTAAAAGATCAATACTTAAAGCCGTACATGAAAATGTCGTAATTACAAGCAAAAATGGAGTTGAAGCACTGCTAAATAATTGTGCCGTAGAGGACTTGAAGTTCAAGACAATCTATTGTGTAGGACGACGGACTAAAAAATTGATTGAGCAGAAAATTGGCCCTGTCAAACACAGCGCTAAAAACGCAAAAGTACTTGCAGAACATCTTGTGGAATTCATGAATGGCAGCGAAGTTTCTTATTTCTGTAGCGACATTAGAATGGACGATTTACCATCAATCTTAGCTAAAAATAATATTAAAGTTAACGAAATTGTGGTGTACAGCACAAAACTAGAAGCGCCAAAATTACCAGAGTCCGTTGAAGGAGTACTGTTGTATAGCCCATCAACTGTGCAGAGTTTCCTGAAAAATAACACTCCTAATTGTACCGCCTATTGCATAGGCGAAACAACAGCCAAAGAGGCAAAACAATACTTCAACGACGTTCGTATTGCAAAGATCCCAACAATAGAAAGTGTCATTGAAATGGTCAATGAACACTACATTGCTAAAGACAAAAAAAATGATTAA
- the hemA gene encoding glutamyl-tRNA reductase yields the protein MEQLGSTKKTSFYVIGISYKKADAKLRGDFSLSPTKKARLLNQAKTSGIQSIVATSTCNRTEIYAFVNDPNELVQLLCNNTVGTIEALEPVAYTLKDSLAIEHMFRVGAGLDSQILGDFEIISQLKSSARVSKKYGLLDAFLERLINSVIQASKRIKTETKLSSGATSVSFASVQYILKSVKDVTTKNILLFGTGKIGRNTCENLIKHTKNEHITLINRTRDRAEKIAGKFKVLVKDYSQLPEEIKNTDILIVATGAQNPTVDKQLIQNKKELLILDLSLPKNVDENVKDLKNVTLTHLDELSNITDETLNKRKEFIPVAEAIIEEIKNAFLAWLEYRKFAPTIKALKEKLNVFAEAEIDVQRKKLEDFNKTQADLISAQIVQKITNHFAHHLKQEASSGKKSLELIQEIFQLDS from the coding sequence ATGGAGCAACTCGGAAGCACTAAAAAAACTTCTTTTTATGTTATCGGCATAAGCTACAAAAAAGCAGATGCTAAACTTCGCGGAGACTTTAGTTTAAGTCCTACAAAAAAAGCGCGTTTACTCAATCAAGCCAAGACATCAGGAATTCAAAGTATTGTAGCCACATCAACCTGTAATCGTACCGAAATCTATGCTTTTGTAAATGACCCTAATGAATTGGTACAGCTATTGTGCAATAATACCGTTGGGACGATCGAAGCATTAGAGCCAGTGGCATATACTTTAAAAGATAGCCTAGCCATTGAGCATATGTTTCGCGTGGGGGCGGGATTGGACAGCCAAATTCTTGGCGACTTCGAAATCATTAGCCAACTGAAATCGAGCGCAAGAGTATCAAAAAAATATGGTCTTTTAGATGCCTTTCTCGAGCGGCTCATAAATTCTGTAATTCAGGCCAGCAAACGCATTAAAACAGAAACAAAGCTTTCTTCGGGTGCAACTTCGGTATCTTTTGCTTCTGTACAATACATTCTAAAATCGGTAAAGGATGTAACCACCAAAAATATTCTTCTTTTTGGGACGGGGAAAATTGGAAGAAATACTTGTGAAAACCTCATCAAACACACCAAAAATGAACACATTACCTTGATCAATAGAACAAGGGATAGGGCAGAAAAAATCGCTGGAAAGTTCAAGGTTTTGGTGAAAGATTACAGTCAACTACCAGAGGAAATTAAAAACACTGACATCCTCATTGTGGCTACTGGAGCACAAAACCCTACCGTAGATAAGCAACTCATACAAAACAAAAAAGAGCTGCTTATTTTGGATTTGTCACTTCCTAAAAATGTAGATGAGAACGTGAAAGACTTGAAAAACGTAACCCTAACGCATTTGGATGAATTGTCAAACATAACCGATGAGACACTAAATAAAAGAAAAGAATTTATCCCTGTAGCCGAAGCCATAATTGAAGAGATTAAAAATGCGTTTTTAGCATGGCTAGAGTACCGTAAATTTGCACCAACGATCAAAGCGTTGAAAGAAAAACTCAATGTATTTGCAGAAGCAGAAATTGATGTGCAGCGCAAAAAACTAGAAGATTTCAATAAAACACAAGCCGATCTTATCAGCGCGCAGATTGTGCAAAAAATTACCAATCATTTTGCACATCACCTCAAACAAGAGGCTAGTTCTGGCAAAAAAAGCTTGGAATTGATTCAGGAAATCTTTCAACTAGACTCATAA
- a CDS encoding helix-turn-helix transcriptional regulator: MNLNKENSYSLSPSSKSVATGTFLETSIESGFLVMTFQNETDKLKLLEKDIDNSYIQFHFCLKGSAQFCFNNNTYTLDIPEENSLLLYNPQRDLPIHMITQPNTWVVSVLISIKKFHGLFSHEANYITFLKDDNKLKKYYKDGYISPSMAIVLNQIINYNLNSNLRELYCKAKVYELLSLYFNRGEDANIEQCPFLEDESNVLKIKKAKDIIIQRMAEPPTLVDLANEIELSLKKLKEGFKQIYGTTVYGFLFDYKMELARKLLESGGHNVNEVGLRVGYSTASHFISAFKKQYGTTPKKYIQSLN; the protein is encoded by the coding sequence ATGAATCTAAATAAAGAAAATTCTTATTCGTTAAGTCCATCCTCAAAAAGTGTCGCTACAGGGACTTTTTTAGAAACTTCTATTGAGTCTGGGTTTTTGGTGATGACATTTCAAAACGAAACGGATAAGCTTAAGTTACTAGAAAAAGACATAGATAACTCCTACATTCAATTTCATTTTTGTTTAAAGGGTTCTGCTCAATTTTGTTTTAATAACAATACGTACACGCTTGATATTCCTGAAGAAAACTCTTTATTGTTGTACAATCCTCAACGCGATCTGCCAATTCATATGATTACTCAGCCAAATACTTGGGTTGTCTCTGTTTTAATTTCTATCAAGAAGTTTCATGGCTTGTTTTCTCATGAGGCAAATTACATCACCTTTTTAAAAGACGACAACAAGCTTAAGAAGTATTATAAAGATGGATATATTTCGCCATCTATGGCAATCGTTTTAAATCAAATCATTAACTATAATTTGAATTCTAATCTGCGTGAGCTGTACTGTAAAGCTAAAGTATACGAATTACTCAGCCTTTACTTTAACCGCGGAGAAGATGCAAACATAGAGCAGTGTCCTTTTCTGGAAGACGAGTCTAATGTTTTGAAAATAAAGAAAGCGAAAGACATAATTATTCAGCGTATGGCAGAACCACCAACACTTGTCGATCTCGCCAACGAAATAGAGCTTAGTTTAAAAAAGCTAAAAGAAGGGTTTAAGCAAATCTACGGGACTACCGTCTATGGTTTTTTGTTTGATTACAAAATGGAACTTGCTCGTAAATTATTAGAATCTGGGGGGCATAATGTTAATGAAGTTGGCCTGAGGGTTGGTTACAGTACAGCAAGCCATTTTATATCTGCTTTTAAAAAACAATACGGGACCACTCCAAAAAAATATATTCAATCCTTAAATTAA
- the hemH gene encoding ferrochelatase — protein MKGVLLVNLGSPDSPNPKDVKKYLGEFLMDERVIDVPKWARTLLVKGIILNTRPKASAKAYKKIWWDEGSPLIVLSERLKDKVQQQIELPLSLAMRYGRMSIKSGLQALADKGVTDVLIIPLYPQFAMATTETILVLAEKLQKEFFPQMNLENLPPFYNNPDYIKVLSESIKAYLKGKEYDHLLFSYHGIPERHIRKSDVTKSHCKIDKSCCSTASEAHAYCYKHQCVEVTRLVGEYLKMSPDTFSTSFQSRLGFDPWLRPYTDRTIERLGKEGTKNMAIVTPAFVSDCLETLEEIAMEGEEIFHEAGGKVFNTIPCLNDDPQWVALLAQWIQEWATKAVTTT, from the coding sequence ATGAAAGGTGTTTTATTAGTCAATTTAGGCTCACCGGATAGCCCAAATCCAAAAGATGTTAAGAAATATTTAGGCGAATTCCTAATGGACGAACGTGTTATTGATGTCCCAAAGTGGGCGAGAACACTTTTGGTCAAGGGGATTATCTTGAACACTAGGCCTAAGGCTTCAGCAAAGGCTTACAAGAAAATTTGGTGGGACGAAGGCTCTCCTTTAATCGTGTTATCGGAACGTCTCAAAGACAAGGTTCAACAACAAATAGAACTGCCACTGTCTTTGGCTATGCGCTATGGTAGAATGTCTATTAAATCAGGGTTACAAGCCTTGGCAGACAAAGGAGTCACAGACGTCTTGATCATTCCATTATACCCACAATTTGCAATGGCAACAACAGAAACAATTTTGGTCTTAGCCGAAAAGTTGCAAAAAGAATTCTTCCCCCAAATGAATTTGGAAAATTTACCTCCTTTTTATAACAATCCAGACTATATTAAAGTTCTTTCGGAGTCAATAAAAGCATATTTGAAAGGAAAAGAATATGATCATTTGTTGTTTTCATACCACGGAATTCCAGAGCGCCACATCCGCAAAAGTGATGTTACAAAATCACACTGTAAGATTGATAAATCGTGTTGCAGTACAGCTTCTGAGGCACATGCATATTGCTATAAACACCAGTGTGTTGAGGTGACCCGTTTAGTGGGCGAGTATTTAAAAATGTCACCCGATACGTTCTCCACGTCCTTTCAGTCACGATTGGGGTTTGACCCATGGCTTCGCCCTTATACCGACCGTACGATAGAGCGTTTAGGAAAAGAAGGAACAAAAAACATGGCTATAGTTACTCCTGCATTTGTTAGTGATTGCTTGGAAACTTTGGAGGAAATTGCTATGGAAGGCGAAGAAATTTTCCACGAAGCTGGAGGAAAAGTATTCAACACTATACCGTGTTTGAACGATGATCCACAATGGGTTGCTTTATTGGCACAATGGATCCAAGAATGGGCAACTAAAGCTGTAACTACTACTTAG
- a CDS encoding MATE family efflux transporter yields the protein MSKPIVSDFGAEPIGKLLVRQAVPASIGILVMSLNILIDTIFVGHWIGAQAIAAINVVLPVSFFIAALGMSIGIGGSSIISRALGSKAKPKALTTFGNQISLTLLLTLTLVVFGLCFIDEIIPIFGGKGTIFTPAKTYYRIVLYGVPLLALSMMGNTVIRAEGKPKFAMYAMMIPSVTNLVLDVILIKVLDLGMLGAAWATTGSYAFCFLFILWFFFSKYSEMKIDWHHFGLKKPIVSEISSLGLVTLSRQAVVSVTYLLMNNILFDFGGETSVTAYAIVSRMLMFALFPIFGITQGFIPIAGFNYGAKNYVRVRQSISIAIRYSMILATLVFVALIGAPELITKMFTTDPLVLQKTPSAMRWVFAATPIIAVQLIGAAYFQAVGKATPALLLTLSRQAFFFIPLIFILPLWYGELGVWMAFPASDVLSTLVTAYFLRKEMKQNLKES from the coding sequence ATGTCTAAACCAATAGTGTCAGACTTTGGAGCAGAGCCTATAGGAAAATTACTTGTGCGTCAAGCTGTTCCTGCATCAATTGGTATTTTGGTGATGTCTCTCAATATCTTAATCGATACTATTTTTGTTGGGCATTGGATAGGTGCCCAAGCGATTGCCGCTATAAATGTGGTTTTGCCAGTTTCTTTTTTTATAGCTGCCTTGGGGATGTCTATTGGTATAGGTGGATCCTCAATTATTTCGAGAGCTTTAGGGTCCAAAGCGAAACCCAAAGCCCTAACTACTTTCGGCAATCAAATTTCACTCACGCTTTTGCTTACCCTAACTCTTGTTGTTTTTGGGCTTTGTTTTATAGATGAAATCATCCCTATTTTTGGCGGCAAAGGCACTATTTTTACTCCGGCTAAAACATACTACAGAATTGTGCTTTATGGAGTGCCACTATTAGCACTTTCTATGATGGGCAATACGGTGATTCGCGCTGAAGGTAAGCCAAAATTTGCTATGTATGCCATGATGATACCTTCTGTTACCAACCTAGTTTTAGATGTTATTTTGATTAAGGTTTTGGATTTAGGCATGCTTGGCGCTGCATGGGCTACTACAGGATCTTATGCATTTTGTTTTCTTTTTATTTTATGGTTTTTCTTCTCCAAATACTCAGAAATGAAAATTGATTGGCATCATTTTGGCCTCAAAAAACCAATAGTCTCAGAAATAAGTAGCTTGGGCCTGGTGACCTTATCTCGTCAAGCTGTAGTAAGTGTAACTTATCTATTAATGAATAATATTTTATTCGATTTTGGTGGAGAAACTTCAGTCACAGCCTATGCCATTGTTTCTAGAATGCTCATGTTTGCTTTATTCCCCATATTTGGTATCACACAAGGCTTTATCCCCATAGCAGGATTTAATTATGGCGCTAAAAACTATGTCCGTGTGCGTCAATCCATTAGTATTGCCATACGTTATTCTATGATTCTAGCAACCTTAGTTTTTGTGGCTTTAATTGGGGCTCCAGAACTCATTACGAAGATGTTTACCACAGATCCGTTGGTGTTGCAAAAAACGCCAAGCGCTATGCGTTGGGTTTTTGCAGCCACACCAATTATCGCGGTACAGCTTATTGGCGCAGCTTATTTTCAGGCTGTAGGAAAAGCTACACCAGCCTTATTACTTACCCTTTCCAGGCAAGCATTTTTCTTTATACCTTTAATTTTTATCTTACCTTTATGGTATGGAGAGCTCGGCGTTTGGATGGCATTCCCTGCCTCTGACGTCTTATCTACTTTAGTAACTGCTTATTTTTTGAGGAAAGAAATGAAACAAAATTTAAAAGAATCCTAA
- a CDS encoding CopD family protein yields the protein MEYYNYIKALHLIFVITWFAGLFYIPRLFIYHIEASQKPLVESEILCTQLKLMSSRLWYIITWPSAILATFFALWLLHLAPYWMEQSWMHAKLAFVVLLFAYHIKTHMIFKSLQSDKINYSSNFMRIWNEGATLILFAIVFLVILKNTLDMLYGLLGLLGLALVLILGIRLYKKTRGS from the coding sequence ATGGAATATTACAACTACATTAAAGCGCTGCATTTGATTTTTGTGATCACTTGGTTTGCAGGGCTTTTTTACATTCCACGCTTGTTTATTTACCATATAGAAGCCAGTCAAAAACCCTTAGTGGAAAGCGAAATTCTCTGCACACAACTAAAGCTAATGTCGAGCAGGTTGTGGTATATCATTACATGGCCTTCAGCAATATTAGCTACTTTTTTTGCATTATGGTTGTTACATTTGGCTCCATACTGGATGGAACAGTCCTGGATGCACGCAAAGCTTGCCTTTGTGGTGTTGCTCTTTGCATACCACATCAAAACCCACATGATTTTCAAATCATTACAAAGCGATAAGATCAATTACTCATCAAATTTTATGCGTATTTGGAACGAAGGTGCGACCCTTATATTATTTGCTATAGTATTTTTAGTAATCCTCAAAAACACATTAGATATGCTTTACGGCCTTTTAGGCCTTTTGGGCCTTGCTCTTGTTTTAATCTTAGGAATCCGTCTTTATAAAAAGACAAGAGGTAGCTAG
- a CDS encoding sensor histidine kinase, with protein sequence MAKRSLSLSSRIFFYMILLVVLASILIAAVTVYQYNEQSQDYHRKRLERKEVQLMSSINYVLKESSWEIKTDNLELIFKDKIYEIANIHNVAFNLYDLKGKLIKSSKPWLENDPVPDQLPSYIMDTLALISSKRFVEKNKLLDGNYRSSYLILNAPSSKPLGILNVPYFDDDSLNSGELKEFLIRLGYAYIIMMLIAIAFAYFMSKLITKSLKAISDKMYQTRFEKRNKKIALDGATSEVMSLVESYNNMIDALEESAQKLASTEREQAWREMAKQVAHEVKNPLTPMRLSVQSFQRKFNPDDKDILKKVDEYSKTLIQQIDTMSKIAEAFSSFAKMPTQKIEHLNVVKVVEHALDIFPDSSIDFSSTAQLIQADFDRDQLNRIVTNLVKNAIQAIPEDRTAAIKVELSEEAHHIFIKVKDNGSGIENGIGQKIFEPKFTTKTSGMGLGLPMVKNIVEAYNGEITFNTTLNKGTVFVVSFPKKQ encoded by the coding sequence ATGGCAAAACGCAGTCTGTCTTTAAGTTCAAGAATTTTCTTTTACATGATCCTTTTGGTGGTTTTGGCTTCCATTTTGATTGCTGCAGTTACTGTTTACCAATACAATGAGCAATCCCAGGATTACCACCGCAAAAGATTGGAGCGTAAAGAGGTGCAACTCATGTCAAGCATAAATTATGTTTTGAAGGAGTCGAGCTGGGAGATAAAAACAGACAATTTAGAGCTCATTTTTAAAGATAAGATTTATGAAATTGCCAATATTCACAATGTTGCTTTCAATCTTTATGATCTAAAAGGAAAGCTGATCAAATCTTCTAAACCTTGGCTGGAAAATGATCCAGTTCCAGACCAGCTTCCCAGTTATATTATGGATACTTTAGCACTGATTTCATCAAAGCGTTTTGTAGAAAAAAACAAACTGTTGGATGGTAATTACCGTTCTTCTTATTTGATTCTTAACGCCCCTTCATCAAAGCCCCTAGGAATTTTAAATGTACCCTACTTTGACGATGATTCTTTGAATTCTGGAGAGTTAAAAGAATTTTTAATTCGGCTCGGATATGCGTATATCATTATGATGCTAATTGCCATAGCATTTGCATATTTTATGTCCAAACTAATTACAAAGTCGCTAAAGGCTATAAGTGATAAAATGTACCAAACCCGTTTTGAAAAGCGCAATAAAAAAATTGCACTAGACGGGGCTACTTCCGAAGTGATGTCGCTTGTAGAATCCTATAATAACATGATTGATGCTTTGGAGGAAAGTGCACAAAAATTAGCTTCAACTGAACGCGAACAAGCATGGAGAGAGATGGCAAAGCAAGTCGCTCATGAGGTAAAAAATCCCTTAACCCCAATGCGCTTGAGTGTACAAAGTTTTCAACGAAAATTCAATCCAGATGACAAAGACATTCTAAAAAAAGTAGACGAATACAGCAAGACGCTTATCCAGCAAATTGATACTATGAGTAAAATTGCCGAAGCCTTTTCTAGTTTCGCTAAAATGCCCACACAAAAGATAGAGCACCTAAATGTTGTTAAAGTGGTTGAACACGCTTTAGATATTTTCCCTGATTCATCAATCGATTTTTCGAGTACCGCACAATTGATTCAAGCAGATTTTGACAGAGATCAGCTTAACAGAATTGTAACTAATTTGGTCAAAAATGCTATTCAAGCGATTCCAGAAGACCGAACAGCTGCTATAAAAGTCGAACTCTCTGAAGAAGCCCATCATATCTTTATTAAAGTAAAAGACAACGGAAGCGGAATAGAAAATGGAATAGGGCAGAAAATATTTGAACCAAAATTTACAACTAAAACTAGCGGAATGGGACTAGGTTTGCCAATGGTAAAAAACATAGTTGAAGCCTACAATGGGGAAATTACGTTTAATACAACTTTAAATAAAGGGACTGTTTTTGTAGTTTCTTTTCCAAAAAAACAATAA
- a CDS encoding enoyl-CoA hydratase/isomerase family protein — MQFNNLLLHIDQGVGVITINRPKKLNALNKETIQELHDAVKSLNASKDIRVIIITGSGEKAFVAGADISEFSDFSVQQAAQLAREGQNILFDFIDQLSTPVIAAVNGFALGGGLELAMAAHFRVASANARMGLPEVSLGVIPGYGGTQRLAQLIGKGRALEMITTAQMIDALKAERWGLVNAVIPQDELLSYCLSLAEKIKRNSPLAIAAAIRAVNANYQEGVQGYDVEISEFAKCFGTDDFSEGTSAFLEKRKAKF, encoded by the coding sequence ATGCAGTTCAATAATCTTCTCTTACATATTGATCAAGGTGTTGGTGTTATTACAATCAACCGACCGAAAAAATTAAATGCTTTGAACAAGGAAACTATTCAAGAATTGCACGATGCTGTAAAAAGCTTGAACGCATCTAAAGATATCCGCGTTATTATCATCACTGGAAGTGGCGAGAAAGCATTTGTAGCAGGTGCTGATATTAGTGAATTTTCCGATTTTAGCGTCCAACAAGCAGCGCAATTGGCTCGTGAGGGGCAGAATATATTATTTGATTTTATTGATCAACTATCCACACCTGTCATTGCAGCTGTAAATGGTTTTGCTCTTGGCGGGGGCTTGGAGTTGGCTATGGCAGCGCATTTTAGAGTCGCTAGTGCTAATGCACGCATGGGGCTTCCAGAAGTGAGTTTGGGGGTAATCCCTGGTTATGGAGGAACACAGCGCTTGGCACAATTAATTGGGAAGGGAAGAGCTTTAGAAATGATCACCACAGCACAGATGATTGATGCCTTGAAAGCAGAGCGTTGGGGTCTTGTAAATGCGGTAATACCTCAAGATGAATTACTTTCATATTGCCTGTCATTGGCTGAAAAAATCAAGCGAAATAGCCCTTTGGCAATAGCCGCAGCAATAAGAGCCGTAAATGCCAATTACCAAGAGGGTGTACAAGGGTACGATGTCGAAATTTCTGAGTTTGCTAAGTGTTTTGGGACAGATGATTTTTCAGAAGGGACGTCGGCATTTTTAGAAAAGCGAAAAGCAAAGTTTTAA
- a CDS encoding FoF1 ATP synthase subunit delta/epsilon, with product MYLEIVSPETTLFKGEVDSVSVPGANGEFEMLNNHAPIVSILKEGFVKIRGSINLDENNASKFEQKEKGYWLAISSGTIEMNANKIIVLAD from the coding sequence ATGTATTTAGAAATTGTATCTCCTGAAACAACGCTTTTTAAAGGCGAGGTCGATAGTGTCTCTGTCCCTGGTGCCAATGGAGAGTTTGAAATGCTAAATAATCACGCGCCAATTGTTTCAATTTTAAAAGAAGGTTTTGTAAAGATTCGTGGATCGATTAATCTGGATGAAAACAATGCCTCAAAATTTGAACAAAAAGAAAAAGGGTATTGGCTTGCAATAAGCTCTGGAACAATAGAAATGAACGCCAACAAAATTATTGTCTTAGCAGATTAA